A DNA window from uncultured Methanoregula sp. contains the following coding sequences:
- a CDS encoding pyridoxamine 5'-phosphate oxidase family protein — MEIIKIPRMEKQEYDKLIEKGYVCRIAFQGEKYPYIAPFLYVFDGSFMYFLSTKYGKKLEYFRKSPYVSVEIEKYTKDLSSYTFVTLQGYLEEVQDSIEKKIIREKFVDLIVERNLSCNILAALGHSPTDAPVAIAEEERSLVWKLVGVKDLVALKNL; from the coding sequence ATGGAGATCATCAAGATCCCGCGGATGGAAAAACAGGAATACGATAAGCTGATTGAGAAAGGCTACGTCTGCCGGATCGCGTTCCAGGGTGAGAAGTACCCGTACATCGCCCCGTTCCTCTATGTCTTTGACGGCTCGTTCATGTACTTCCTCTCAACCAAGTACGGGAAAAAACTCGAATATTTCCGCAAGAGCCCGTATGTATCGGTGGAGATAGAGAAGTACACCAAAGACCTCTCCTCCTATACGTTCGTCACCCTCCAGGGATATCTTGAGGAGGTCCAGGATTCCATTGAGAAGAAGATTATCCGGGAGAAGTTCGTGGACCTGATTGTTGAGCGGAATCTCTCGTGCAACATCCTTGCCGCGCTCGGCCATTCCCCAACCGATGCCCCGGTGGCGATTGCAGAAGAGGAGCGCTCCCTTGTCTGGAAACTGGTCGGTGTCAAGGACCTGGTAGCGCTCAAGAATCTCTGA
- a CDS encoding thioredoxin domain-containing protein, whose amino-acid sequence MPPAHSPAHDEGHPPPANRLISEKSPYLLQHAHNPVDWYPWGEEAFLRAAREDKPVFLSIGYATCHWCHVMAHESFENPAIAAILNRDYVCIKVDREERPDIDSIYMGACQLMTGQGGWPLSVFLMPDKKPFFAGTYYPPTGRFGMTGFSDLLKSITRLWTGQRETLLSSAGKILSALESREDGQQAAAGLADPSLIDEGYTALAAAFDPVNGGFGRAPKFPSPPILLFLLRYYKRTKNNAALRMAETTLKAMRRGGICDQLGGGFHRYSVDERWLVPHFEKMLYDQALLLMVYTEAALLTRDPLYQRTAEEITGYILEELVDGDGAFISAEDADSPGGEGAFYLWTSDEIISVLGEEDARLVLQVYPLVMPGDPAGNAPGAKAGILTLAAEWLPGAAGPDLRKIESIRSRLLAARGKRDRPSRDTKILADNNALCIAALAMTYRAFGKRSALDAAGRAMTLILTRMRMPDGGLFHRYRDGEAAIYGFADDYANVIRALLELYLSDFNLSWLREAIGLERYFREHFLDEKQGNFFSTADNAERLLLRKKEFYDGVVPSSNSAMLGNYAILSLLTGNPEYEKRADEMARSFAGTARQAPSAYTGFLSALDLLVNPSAVIAIAGSRPDRKPPMVLELRQHYLPSAVVLWCPPGDQDLVRKREEIQPFLRDLAPVNGKDAAYVCTGHRCSLPVTGINELLGLLGENA is encoded by the coding sequence ATGCCCCCGGCACATTCTCCTGCTCACGATGAGGGTCATCCGCCCCCGGCCAACCGTCTCATCAGCGAGAAGAGCCCGTACCTTCTCCAGCATGCGCATAACCCGGTCGACTGGTACCCGTGGGGCGAGGAAGCGTTCCTGCGGGCGGCCCGGGAAGACAAGCCGGTCTTTCTCTCGATTGGCTATGCCACATGCCACTGGTGCCATGTGATGGCGCACGAATCGTTTGAGAATCCCGCCATAGCTGCGATCCTCAACCGGGATTACGTCTGCATCAAAGTGGACCGCGAAGAGCGGCCGGATATCGACAGTATCTACATGGGTGCCTGCCAGCTGATGACCGGTCAGGGAGGATGGCCGCTCTCGGTTTTCCTGATGCCGGATAAGAAACCGTTCTTTGCAGGAACCTATTACCCGCCAACAGGACGGTTCGGCATGACCGGTTTTTCGGATCTTCTCAAGAGCATCACCCGGCTCTGGACCGGTCAGCGCGAAACGCTCCTCTCATCTGCAGGTAAGATCCTCTCCGCGCTCGAATCCCGGGAGGATGGACAGCAGGCCGCTGCCGGTCTTGCTGATCCATCGCTCATCGATGAAGGGTATACCGCCCTTGCCGCAGCGTTCGATCCGGTCAACGGCGGGTTTGGCAGGGCCCCGAAATTTCCCTCCCCGCCCATACTCCTCTTCCTCCTCCGTTATTACAAGCGGACGAAGAACAATGCTGCACTCCGGATGGCAGAGACGACCCTTAAGGCTATGCGCAGGGGCGGCATCTGCGATCAGCTGGGCGGGGGATTCCACCGTTACTCGGTGGATGAGCGCTGGCTCGTTCCCCATTTCGAGAAGATGCTGTACGACCAGGCGCTCCTTCTCATGGTCTATACGGAAGCCGCTCTTCTTACCAGAGACCCGTTGTACCAGAGGACTGCTGAAGAGATCACCGGGTATATCCTTGAAGAACTCGTGGATGGGGATGGGGCGTTCATCTCGGCGGAAGATGCCGACAGCCCGGGCGGGGAAGGTGCTTTCTATCTCTGGACCTCCGATGAAATTATCTCGGTTCTCGGTGAAGAGGATGCACGTCTGGTCCTGCAGGTGTATCCCCTGGTAATGCCGGGAGATCCAGCGGGAAACGCTCCTGGCGCAAAAGCCGGCATACTCACCCTGGCCGCGGAGTGGTTGCCGGGTGCAGCTGGCCCGGACCTCCGAAAGATCGAATCGATCCGGTCCCGGCTCCTTGCTGCCCGGGGGAAAAGAGACCGGCCGTCCCGGGATACCAAGATCCTTGCGGACAACAATGCCCTCTGCATTGCAGCCCTTGCCATGACATACCGGGCTTTTGGTAAAAGATCCGCTCTTGACGCAGCCGGGCGGGCCATGACCCTGATACTCACCCGGATGCGGATGCCGGACGGGGGCCTCTTCCACCGGTACCGGGACGGCGAAGCGGCAATTTACGGGTTTGCCGATGATTATGCCAATGTGATCCGGGCGCTTCTGGAACTGTACCTGTCCGATTTCAACCTATCGTGGCTTCGCGAGGCGATCGGGCTGGAACGGTATTTCAGGGAGCATTTCCTGGATGAAAAACAGGGAAATTTCTTCTCGACTGCAGACAATGCAGAGCGCCTGCTCCTCCGTAAAAAAGAATTTTACGATGGGGTTGTTCCCTCGTCCAACTCTGCGATGCTTGGAAATTATGCAATCCTCTCCCTGTTGACCGGAAACCCGGAATATGAGAAGCGTGCAGATGAGATGGCCCGGTCCTTTGCCGGGACTGCAAGACAGGCACCATCTGCCTACACGGGATTTCTGTCAGCCCTGGATCTTCTCGTGAACCCATCGGCCGTTATTGCCATTGCAGGGTCCCGGCCGGACCGAAAACCTCCCATGGTCCTTGAACTCAGGCAGCACTATCTCCCGTCAGCGGTTGTCCTCTGGTGCCCGCCAGGCGATCAGGATCTTGTCCGGAAACGAGAAGAGATCCAACCTTTCCTGCGGGATCTTGCACCGGTCAATGGAAAAGACGCGGCATATGTCTGCACCGGGCACCGCTGCTCTCTTCCGGTGACCGGAATAAACGAGCTGCTCGGGCTCCTGGGTGAGAATGCATGA
- a CDS encoding MBL fold metallo-hydrolase produces MIFERIFSEGLAHNSYLIGSGQSAAVIDPRRDVLIYQEIANRHECTITHIFETHRNEDYVIGSLDLQKRTGADIYHGAGMDFSYGKTATDGDRFTVGTLEIAILATPGHTEESISLVVRDREVSDLPYMVFCGDTLFAGDIARSDFFGDERKAEMAEKIFASITGKLLPLGDGVILCPAHGAGSVCGGEIADHPFSTIGYERKTNPVLALGREGFVARRITESPYIPPYFRKMEEYNKNGAPLLPCNPMPRPLSVQEVKKLCKTGCQLIDVRSPTGFGAGHIPGSLSLWQEGIPAFLGWFANYETPVVLIDDFNDNLGEVYRQCSRLGYDNIAGYLAGGFPAWTRAAREVATLPTCSVQQLREQMARGPVFILDVRDIRNRRASGFIPGSVHIYVGELPHYLDRVPRDEMVFVYCDAGYKGSLAASCLALHGYRTVTNVLGGMAAWKQAGFPIEK; encoded by the coding sequence ATGATCTTCGAGAGGATCTTTTCAGAGGGTCTTGCCCATAATTCCTATCTCATCGGATCCGGGCAGAGCGCAGCAGTGATCGATCCCCGGCGGGATGTGCTCATTTACCAGGAGATTGCCAACCGGCACGAATGCACGATCACGCATATCTTCGAGACGCACCGGAACGAGGATTATGTTATCGGATCGCTTGACTTACAAAAGCGGACCGGTGCTGATATCTACCACGGGGCTGGCATGGACTTCAGTTACGGGAAGACGGCAACCGATGGGGACCGGTTCACGGTAGGGACGCTCGAAATTGCCATACTCGCAACCCCCGGGCATACCGAAGAGAGCATCTCGCTTGTTGTCCGGGACCGCGAGGTTTCTGACCTGCCCTACATGGTCTTCTGCGGCGACACGCTCTTTGCCGGGGATATAGCCCGGTCCGACTTTTTCGGGGATGAGAGAAAAGCCGAGATGGCGGAGAAGATCTTTGCATCCATTACCGGAAAACTCCTCCCGCTTGGCGACGGCGTTATCCTCTGCCCCGCCCATGGCGCAGGATCGGTCTGCGGCGGGGAGATTGCCGATCACCCGTTCTCGACCATCGGGTACGAGCGGAAGACCAACCCGGTGCTTGCTCTCGGGAGAGAGGGATTTGTTGCCCGCAGGATAACCGAATCACCCTACATCCCGCCGTACTTCCGGAAGATGGAGGAGTACAACAAAAACGGCGCTCCATTGCTTCCCTGCAATCCCATGCCCCGGCCGCTCTCTGTGCAGGAAGTCAAGAAACTCTGCAAAACCGGCTGCCAGCTCATCGATGTCCGCTCTCCCACCGGTTTTGGTGCCGGGCATATCCCGGGAAGCCTCTCGCTCTGGCAGGAGGGCATCCCGGCGTTCCTGGGATGGTTCGCGAACTATGAAACGCCTGTTGTCCTCATCGATGATTTCAACGATAACCTGGGCGAGGTATACCGCCAGTGTTCAAGGCTCGGCTACGACAACATCGCCGGCTACCTGGCCGGGGGATTTCCTGCCTGGACAAGGGCTGCGCGGGAAGTGGCCACCCTCCCGACCTGCTCCGTGCAGCAGCTCCGCGAGCAGATGGCCCGGGGGCCGGTATTTATCCTCGATGTGAGGGATATCAGGAACCGGCGCGCTTCCGGGTTTATTCCCGGATCCGTTCACATATACGTTGGGGAATTACCGCACTATCTCGACCGGGTGCCACGGGATGAGATGGTGTTTGTGTACTGCGATGCAGGGTACAAGGGAAGCCTTGCGGCAAGCTGCCTGGCCCTGCACGGCTACCGCACGGTGACCAATGTCCTCGGAGGCATGGCCGCATGGAAGCAGGCCGGGTTCCCAATCGAGAAATAA
- a CDS encoding 2'-5' RNA ligase family protein, with translation MDDTYLIEIRLARTKWRIRNTIFAIAGSFRLKAFMERHPHITLFGPLVLNEGVSPDELLAAIGRTALGRGPVPFLINGWEMRKGMHGSVVAFAVTPSAALKDLTGALAGALGSLSRSQNAWDSRPEAKWFHITVANGLDEKQASACFRKLTKKTTIPHADSVARHAGLLKRSIHRISQFLNRGKPEHFYPELLDGTGLRITVMQNAEILAEYDLLDDRWIYGDHGHDSGPWKETLGRYRKAAGFEIETPANRSPDDLFVIADLHLGHANIIRYCSRPFVYSDCAGMDAVLIRNWNLTVGEDTPVYHVGDLRYGKGAPPITGYLDQLDGKATFITGNHDEPLPGWVKSTEISYKGRRFFLVHNPDEAPPDFEGWIIHGHHHNNELSQYPFMDFVHRRINVSAEVVGYVPVGIRELDFRIREYEAGRGPRRVLLRYPHVAPEEPAAPSINAEVPGS, from the coding sequence ATGGACGATACTTATCTTATCGAGATCCGGCTCGCACGGACCAAGTGGCGGATCCGGAATACCATTTTTGCTATCGCCGGGTCATTCCGCCTCAAAGCATTCATGGAGCGCCATCCCCATATCACGCTTTTTGGCCCGCTGGTCCTCAATGAAGGAGTTTCACCGGATGAACTCCTTGCAGCAATCGGAAGGACTGCCCTTGGAAGGGGGCCGGTACCGTTCCTGATCAACGGGTGGGAGATGAGAAAAGGGATGCATGGCAGCGTTGTTGCCTTTGCCGTTACACCCTCAGCAGCTCTTAAGGATCTGACCGGCGCCCTTGCCGGCGCCCTTGGATCCCTGTCCCGGAGCCAGAATGCCTGGGACAGCCGGCCCGAGGCAAAATGGTTTCATATAACGGTTGCAAACGGGCTTGACGAAAAACAGGCATCGGCCTGTTTCCGGAAACTTACCAAAAAGACAACCATTCCCCATGCAGATTCCGTTGCCCGTCATGCGGGTCTTCTCAAACGATCCATCCATCGTATCAGTCAGTTCCTGAACAGGGGCAAACCGGAACATTTTTACCCGGAACTGCTGGACGGTACCGGCCTCAGGATCACAGTTATGCAGAATGCAGAGATCCTGGCCGAGTACGATCTCCTGGATGACCGCTGGATCTATGGCGATCACGGCCATGACAGCGGCCCGTGGAAGGAGACCCTTGGGAGATACCGGAAGGCAGCAGGTTTCGAGATTGAAACTCCGGCAAACAGGAGCCCGGACGACCTGTTTGTGATCGCCGACCTGCATCTCGGCCATGCCAATATCATCCGCTACTGCTCCCGCCCGTTTGTCTATTCAGACTGCGCCGGGATGGATGCAGTCCTCATCCGGAACTGGAACCTCACGGTGGGCGAGGATACTCCGGTTTACCATGTCGGGGACCTGCGGTACGGGAAGGGAGCACCCCCAATAACCGGATATCTGGATCAGCTGGATGGGAAGGCTACATTCATTACCGGGAACCATGACGAGCCTCTGCCCGGGTGGGTGAAGAGCACTGAAATTTCCTACAAGGGCAGGCGCTTCTTCCTGGTGCACAACCCGGATGAGGCTCCCCCGGATTTCGAGGGCTGGATCATCCATGGCCACCACCACAACAACGAGCTTTCCCAGTACCCGTTCATGGACTTCGTGCACCGGCGGATCAATGTCAGTGCCGAGGTTGTCGGGTACGTCCCGGTCGGCATCCGGGAGCTCGATTTCCGGATCCGGGAATATGAGGCGGGCCGTGGACCCCGGCGGGTACTGCTCAGGTACCCGCACGTGGCCCCGGAGGAACCGGCAGCACCATCCATAAACGCGGAAGTGCCCGGGTCATAA